The genome window GACGCTTGCGGATCGCGTCAACGATATGATCCGGAGGCGCGAGGGTCTGGGCCGCATAGCTGCCAAAGACTTCAAGCGTGGCGGTATCACGCGCCATGTGAAACCACTTGCCGCAGCCGTAGACATGACGCCAACGCTCTAGATGCACACCCTTCGGATTCTGGCGCATGAACAGGTAGCTTTCAAAGTCACCTTCAGCCCCGTCCGGCCCGACACGTTTTAAATGTGCCTCACCGCCGCCGTGAAACTCTGTTTCTTCGGCTGTGACATGGCAACAAGGACAGGTGAGGATCAGCATGGGCAGGCTCCTAAGCACGGGGCAGACAGCAAAACGCCGCCCCTGCGCAATAGCGCGGAGCGGCGTTCGCCGTGTCGAGGCAGCGCCACACGGGGCATTGCCAGAGTAGATTTACTCGGTCGGGGTTGCGGTCTCTTCGACTGCGTCTGCGGTGCCTTCGGCAGCGCCTTCAACCGCTTCGCCTGCGCTTTCTGCGGCACCTTCGATGTTGACGTTGACGTCATTTGTGCCATCCAGGTCGCCACCGGCAAGGAGGAAATAGGCCAGCAGAGCCACAACAACGACAACCGCACCGACGATAAACGCGAGGCCATTGCCGCCGCGGTCAGTCGTGGTTGTGGTTGTGGTCGTGTTCGTATGGTCGGTGTGGTTGTTTTCCGGGGTTGCCATTGTTCAGCTCCGTTTAATTCAATGTCTGAACAGGCAACGCGGCTGAACGCAAACTCGTTCCCCCCGACGATCTCACAGAGCGGATTGTGGCTGACCCGCAACATCAATGCGCCACTCCGGCAGCCACGGATTCGTCGATAAATCGCCCTTCGGCAAAACGCTCCAACCCAAAGGCGTCGGTCAGCGGCGAATGCCCCTTGGCCATCAACTCTGCAAAACCCCAGCCTGAACCGGGGATCGCCTTGAAGCCGCCCGTGCCCCAGCCACCGTTGATAAAGACCCCCTCAACAGGCGTCTTTGAAAGGATCGGAGAGCGGTCGCCGGTGACATCCACGATGCCGCCCCACTGCCGCAACATTTTGAGCCGTGAGATCATCGGGAAAGTCTCGACCAACGCGCGCACCGTCTCTTCGATATGGTGGAAACTGCCGCGTTGGGTGTAGTTGTTGTAGCCATCCGTGCCGCCGCCGATGACCATCTCGCCCTTGTCAGACTGGCTCATGTAGCCGTGCACCGTATTGGCCATGACGACCACATCCATACAGGGTTTGACCGGCTCGCTGACCAGCGCTTGCAGGGCAACACTTTCCATCGGCAGACGGAAGCCCGCCATATTCGCCAACTGCCCCGAGTGTCCGGCGACGACCATGCCCAGTTTGTCGCAATCAATATCGCCCCGCGTGGTGCTGACGCCGGTGACCTTGCCACCCACCTGGCGCACGCCGGTGACCTCACATTTCTGGATGATGTCCATGCCCATGTCCGAGCAGGCCCGGGCATAGCCCCAAGCCACCGCATCATGCCGCGCCGTGCCTCCGCGCGCTTGCCAAAGCCCGCCCAGAACCGGATAGCGCGGCCCGTCGATGTTGATGATCGGCACCAGTTGCTTCACGCGATCTGGCCCGATGAATTCGGTGGTGACGCCCTGCAACGCGTTGGCATGTGCTGTGCGTTTATAGCCGCGCACCTCATGTTCGGTCTGCGCCAGCATGATCACCCCACGCGGGGAGAACATGACGTTATAGTTCAAATCCTGACTCATCGTCTCGTAAAGGCTGCGCGCCTTTTCGTAGATCGCGGCAGAGGGGTCTTGCAGGTAATTCGAGCGGATGATCGTCGTATTGCGCCCGGTGTTGCCGCCGCCGAGCCATCCTTTCTCAAGCACCGCGACATTGGTGATGCCGAAATTCTTGCCCAGATAATAGGCCGTCGCCAGACCGTGCCCTCCGGCACCGACGATAATCACATCATAGCGTTTCTTGGGCTGCGCATCGCGCCACGCGCGGGTCCAGCCCGTATGATGGCGCATCGCCTCTCGGGCCACTGCGAAAACGGAGTATTTCTTCATCACGTCACTTCCCGGCAAGGATTCGGGCCGCGCGGGCGGCTGAGGTCTTTTCTGAGCCTAGGAGCACAATTGCGAAATGACCACCACGGCATTTGGATGCGGTTTTGCGACATGTGGAGCGATTGGTGAAAAATGCCGCAGGGAGCGCGGCAATTGCGGTCTTTTGTCGGCGTCTGGCAAAGGTTAGGTAGAGCCCATGATATTTTGGTTTCTCTCTGGCGCGATGGCGCTTGTCGTGGGCGGTTTTCTGGCGCGGGCCGCATGGCGGGGTGCCGATACGCCCCTTCCCGCACAGGCGGACTATGACCTCAAGGTTTATCGCGACCAATTGGATGAGGTGGAGCGTGACGTGGCGCGCGGTGTGGTGCCTGAGGCCGATGCCGCACGCATCCGGACCGAAATCTCGCGCCGGATCCTTGCCGCCGATGCTGGGCGCGACACGCGCGCGCAAAGTACGTCGCGGCCCGCGCCGCTCGTGCTGATCGCGGGGATTATCGCTTTGGGTGCCGGGTCACTGGCGCTATACTGGCATTTGGGCCAACCCGGCTATGGTGATCTAGCACTCGCTGACCGCATCGCATTTGCCGAAGATATGCGCCGCAACCGACCGAGCCAGCAAAGCGCGGTGGAAAGCCTGCCCGCCAGCCCCAGCACCGAAGGGCTGAGCGCCGACTACCTCGCCCTGATCCAACAGCTCCGCGCCACGGTCAAAGAGCGCCCCGAAGATCTGCAAGGTCAGACCCTGCTTGCCCAGAACGAAGCCCGTATCGGCAATTTCGCCGCCGCTGCCGAGGCGCAGGGCAATGTGCTGCGTCTTCAGGGCGCGGATCGTACCGCCAAGGACATTGCAGACTATGCCGAACTTCTGGTGTTGGCCGCGGGGGGCTATGTCTCTCCCGAGGCGGAAACCGCCCTGCGGGAAGTGCTCAACCGCGATGAGCAGGATGGTCGCGCACGTTATTACCTTGGCCTGATGATGGTGCAGACCGGGCGACCCGACGTCGGCTTCCGCATTTGGGACGCGCTGTTGCGGCGCGGGCCAGCGGATGCAGCATGGATTGAGCCGATCCGCGTGCAAATCCCGCAAGTCGCAACCCTTGCCGGAGTGGATTACGAGATCCCGCAGACTGGCAATGGCGCTCCGGCGCGTGGGCCATCTGCCGAAGACATCGAGGCCGCCTCGGAAATGGACGCGGGCGACCGGATGGAGATGATCGGCGGCATGGTCGCGGGCCTCTCTGACCGTCTTGCCAGCGAAGGCGGGCCGCCGCAAGACTGGGCGCGGCTGATAACCTCGCTCGGCGTCTTGGGCGATTCAGATCAGGCGCGTGCGGTCTATGACAACGCGCTTGAGGTTTTTTCAAACGATAATGCTGCATTGGATATGATCCGCAGTGCAGGCGAACGCGCAGGAGTGGCAGGATGATTTTTGACGACACGGCAGATTTCGTAGCTGCCCTGCCCCCTATGCAGGCGCTGATCGGGTTGGATCTGGGAGAAAAAACCATCGGCGTCGCGGTGAGCGACAGCTTCCAATCCGTCGCCACCCCGCTGGAAACCGTGCGGCGTAGAAAGTTCGGACTGGACGCCGCGCGTCTGGCCGAGATCATTGCCGAGCGTCGTATCGGCGGGCTGGTGCTGGGATTGCCGCGCAACATGGACGGCTCTGAGGGGCCGCGCTGCCAATCGACCCGCGCCTTTGCCCGCAACTTTGACCGGCTCAACCCGCTGCCTATCACCTATTGGGACGAGCGTCTGTCGACCGTGGCTGCCGAACGCGCATTGCTAGAGGCCGACACCACCCGCAAACGCCGCGCCGAGGTGATCGACCATGTGGCGGCGGGCTATATTCTACAGGGGCTTTTGGACCGTTTGCAGGTGATGCGCCGTGTCTAAAAAGATTTGGCAGCGAAATGAGGTCGAAAGCCCCTGCATCAACATCTGCGTGGTGCACCCCGAAAGCCGGCTATGTACAGGCTGCCTACGCTCGATTGATGAGATTGGCCGTTGGTCAACGATGACCAGCGACGAACGCCGCGCCATCATGGAAGAACTGCCTGAACGGGCCAGCGCCCACACAAAACGGCGCGGGGGACGCGCGGCGAAACTGGCCCGACGCCGCGATTAGCGCGGCATCATGCGCCGCGGCGTCGAGTGATCTGATTAAGAAAGATCAGCGCGGCGTCACTATCTGCACCGTCGTGGTGACCGATGGGGCCCGCGTTATAGTTCGCCGCCGGGAAAGACGCACGGGCGAAAGACAAGCTGGTTTCGCGGGTGAACATCCCGTCAAAACGGAACGCCCGACGGCCATTACGCGCAGGCCGCCAATACGCGAGGTTATCGCCCTGCCCTTTAAGAATGATTGCTTTGGTCCGGTATTGGCCCATTTGATCGATTCCTCTGATTCTGCCGCCGTTAAGGCATTCAACCTCTAGTTTGTGTCGAGAATGCGGCGAATTGATGAAAATGGGCTTAAATTGGGCGCAAATTGTCAAATTTCGGCAGGTTTAAGGTGTAAAACCGGACGACCCTACCCCCAGAGTGCCTTTCTCAACATATTTAGCGCCACCACTACCAGAAACACGGCAAAGACCCGTCTTAACGGCTTGGGGTCCATCGCGTGGGCCAATCGCACGCCCCAAGGTGCCGTGATCAATGTCATCGCAACAACGATCCCAAAGGCTGCGACATTGACCGCGCCTATCGTCAGCGGTGGCCGGTTTTGGGCTATGTCCACAAACAGAAACGCAATGACCGACGGCACGGCGATCAATAGGCCAAAGCCCGCTGCAGTGGCCACAGCCTTGTGGATCGGCCGCCCGTGCAGTGTCATGAGCGGCACGCCAAAGCTGCCGCCGCCGATCCCCATAAGAACCGACAGAAACCCGACCATCGGCGATAGAACCGCGCGTTTAATACCGCGCGGCATGCTCTCTCCCAAGCGCCAATCGCTGCGCCCGAACCCAAGGTAAAGCCCGACAAGCAATGCCAAGCCGCCGAAAATCATCTGGAGCGTCACGGTTCGCAATTGTGACACCAAAATCACGCCCAGAACCGCGCCCAGCATGATACCCGGTGCCCAAGTCCGCAGGATTTCCCAATCGACCGCGCCCTTCTTGTTATGTGCATGCACCGACCGCGCCGAGGTGACGATGATGGTCGCCAGCGAGGTCGCAAGGCAGATCTGCATCAATTGCGGCCCGTCATAACCCAACGATTGCAGCACATAAAAGAATGCAGGCACCAAGACGATGCCCCCGCCCACGCCAAGCAATCCCGCCAAGACGCCAGCAATTCCCCCGATCAGGACAATAAGCGCCAGCATCGGCAGCAATACGTTCAACTCTGGCATGAAAGCCCTCCCCAAGGTTTCTGCGCTCTTTCAAGCCGTTTCCTACTGGGGGTTCAAGGCCATAAAGGCGGGGTTGCACTTCCCCTACGGAAGGTTAGGTTGCGCGCGAAGTACAAGCTGGGCATTTCGGTCTGCGCTTGCCGCCTCCCCCTTTGGCCGCGGCCATCCCATCCGAAAGGACATCACGTGCTACGTTCAGCGCTCATTCTCGGGTTGCTGGGGCTGGTCGGCCCCTTCGCCATCGACATGTATCTGCCCGCCATGCCCGCCATCGCCTACAGCTATGGTGCGTCTGAGACGGCGGTTCAGGCAACCATCACCGCCTATTTCATCGCCTTCGGGCTGGGCCAGCTTTTCTACGGCCCTTGGGCCGATCAGGCGGGGCGCAAGCTGCCGATCATGGTGGGGCTGGTGCTTTTCCTGATCGCCTCCTTCGGGGCCGCCTTTGCGCCGACGATGTCGGCGCTGATCGGCTGGCGGGCCCTTCAAGGGCTTGGCGGGGCCGTGCTGATGGTGGTGCCACGGGCGATCATTCGCGACCAATATACCGGCACGCAAGCCACGCGGTTGATGGCGATGCTGATGTTGGTGATCTCAATTTCGCCGATGCTGGCGCCTTTGGCGGGCAGCGTGGTGATGGCGCTGGCCGATTGGCGCGCGATATTCATGACCTTGGGTGTCTTGGCC of Sulfitobacter sp. DSM 110093 contains these proteins:
- a CDS encoding sarcosine oxidase subunit delta, with translation MLILTCPCCHVTAEETEFHGGGEAHLKRVGPDGAEGDFESYLFMRQNPKGVHLERWRHVYGCGKWFHMARDTATLEVFGSYAAQTLAPPDHIVDAIRKRHPDWRWHTAS
- a CDS encoding sarcosine oxidase subunit beta family protein, which gives rise to MKKYSVFAVAREAMRHHTGWTRAWRDAQPKKRYDVIIVGAGGHGLATAYYLGKNFGITNVAVLEKGWLGGGNTGRNTTIIRSNYLQDPSAAIYEKARSLYETMSQDLNYNVMFSPRGVIMLAQTEHEVRGYKRTAHANALQGVTTEFIGPDRVKQLVPIINIDGPRYPVLGGLWQARGGTARHDAVAWGYARACSDMGMDIIQKCEVTGVRQVGGKVTGVSTTRGDIDCDKLGMVVAGHSGQLANMAGFRLPMESVALQALVSEPVKPCMDVVVMANTVHGYMSQSDKGEMVIGGGTDGYNNYTQRGSFHHIEETVRALVETFPMISRLKMLRQWGGIVDVTGDRSPILSKTPVEGVFINGGWGTGGFKAIPGSGWGFAELMAKGHSPLTDAFGLERFAEGRFIDESVAAGVAH
- the ccmI gene encoding c-type cytochrome biogenesis protein CcmI → MIFWFLSGAMALVVGGFLARAAWRGADTPLPAQADYDLKVYRDQLDEVERDVARGVVPEADAARIRTEISRRILAADAGRDTRAQSTSRPAPLVLIAGIIALGAGSLALYWHLGQPGYGDLALADRIAFAEDMRRNRPSQQSAVESLPASPSTEGLSADYLALIQQLRATVKERPEDLQGQTLLAQNEARIGNFAAAAEAQGNVLRLQGADRTAKDIADYAELLVLAAGGYVSPEAETALREVLNRDEQDGRARYYLGLMMVQTGRPDVGFRIWDALLRRGPADAAWIEPIRVQIPQVATLAGVDYEIPQTGNGAPARGPSAEDIEAASEMDAGDRMEMIGGMVAGLSDRLASEGGPPQDWARLITSLGVLGDSDQARAVYDNALEVFSNDNAALDMIRSAGERAGVAG
- the ruvX gene encoding Holliday junction resolvase RuvX, whose translation is MIFDDTADFVAALPPMQALIGLDLGEKTIGVAVSDSFQSVATPLETVRRRKFGLDAARLAEIIAERRIGGLVLGLPRNMDGSEGPRCQSTRAFARNFDRLNPLPITYWDERLSTVAAERALLEADTTRKRRAEVIDHVAAGYILQGLLDRLQVMRRV
- a CDS encoding DUF1289 domain-containing protein, which codes for MSKKIWQRNEVESPCINICVVHPESRLCTGCLRSIDEIGRWSTMTSDERRAIMEELPERASAHTKRRGGRAAKLARRRD
- a CDS encoding sulfite exporter TauE/SafE family protein, producing MPELNVLLPMLALIVLIGGIAGVLAGLLGVGGGIVLVPAFFYVLQSLGYDGPQLMQICLATSLATIIVTSARSVHAHNKKGAVDWEILRTWAPGIMLGAVLGVILVSQLRTVTLQMIFGGLALLVGLYLGFGRSDWRLGESMPRGIKRAVLSPMVGFLSVLMGIGGGSFGVPLMTLHGRPIHKAVATAAGFGLLIAVPSVIAFLFVDIAQNRPPLTIGAVNVAAFGIVVAMTLITAPWGVRLAHAMDPKPLRRVFAVFLVVVALNMLRKALWG